Proteins found in one Mucilaginibacter gracilis genomic segment:
- a CDS encoding cytochrome c biogenesis protein, producing the protein MKFIYQTWWKVLAVVLVFYTLIAGFLLHVVALPILHETIRNLYFHVPMWMAMFSVFTISVVYSILYLNTGKEEYDIASVECINTGMLFFVLGLLTGMIWAKYTWGEFWSNDPKQNSAAIAFLLYCAYLVLRNSIDEEQKRAKISAIYNIFAFPIMVVLIMVLPRLTDSLHPGNGGNPAFGKYDLENSMRVVLYPAFIGWSLIGVWIATLRYRMSLIEYKKNAID; encoded by the coding sequence ATGAAGTTTATATATCAAACATGGTGGAAGGTTTTGGCAGTGGTGCTGGTGTTTTACACCCTTATAGCAGGCTTTTTGTTGCATGTTGTTGCGTTGCCCATACTGCACGAAACCATCAGGAACCTTTATTTTCATGTACCTATGTGGATGGCCATGTTTTCGGTTTTTACCATATCTGTGGTGTATAGCATTTTATACCTTAACACAGGTAAAGAAGAATACGATATAGCATCTGTGGAATGCATCAATACTGGGATGTTGTTTTTTGTGTTGGGACTATTAACCGGAATGATTTGGGCCAAATATACCTGGGGCGAGTTTTGGAGTAACGACCCTAAACAAAACAGCGCTGCAATAGCTTTTTTATTGTACTGCGCGTACCTGGTACTCCGTAACTCCATTGATGAAGAGCAAAAACGCGCCAAAATATCGGCTATCTATAATATTTTTGCTTTCCCGATTATGGTGGTGCTGATTATGGTTTTACCGCGATTGACAGACTCGTTACATCCCGGCAACGGCGGTAACCCGGCCTTTGGCAAGTACGATCTTGAAAATAGTATGCGCGTGGTACTTTACCCTGCATTTATTGGCTGGAGTTTAATAGGAGTTTGGATAGCTACGTTAAGGTACCGCATGAGTTTAATTGAGTATAAAAAGAACGCTATAGATTAA
- a CDS encoding CcmD family protein — MKNLLVLIVLTFTVLITVKAQSKVSSDTTGIVLKKDTVSQVIIAKPAPSVLVQMDDTLRSSGKIYVVITTIAIVFIGLAIYLFAMDRRLKKLEE; from the coding sequence ATGAAAAATTTATTGGTATTAATAGTTTTAACTTTTACGGTATTGATTACAGTAAAGGCTCAAAGCAAAGTAAGTAGTGATACAACAGGCATAGTGCTAAAAAAAGATACCGTATCGCAAGTAATAATTGCAAAACCGGCCCCCTCTGTTTTAGTACAAATGGACGATACCTTGCGCAGTTCGGGTAAAATATATGTGGTAATCACCACCATTGCTATTGTTTTTATTGGATTGGCTATCTATTTATTTGCGATGGACAGACGTTTGAAGAAACTGGAAGAGTAG
- a CDS encoding Glu/Leu/Phe/Val family dehydrogenase — MSNSKIVANSAEHFFGDVCNNFDHAAQFTNHDAGLLDQIKSCNSVYRFRFPIRKGNGFEVIDAWRVEHSHHQSPTKGGIRYSDMVNEDEVMALAALMTYKCAIVNVPFGGAKGGIKINPKNYTVQELENITRRYTVELIKKNFIGPSVDVPAPDYGSGEREMSWIADTYATMNPGQLDAMGCVTGKPIALHGIAGRREATGRGVAIAVRECVSVAEDMQKLGLTTGILGKKVIVQGLGNVGYHSAKFLAEFGGIIVGLCEFEGAIYNEDGLDIEAVFLHRKATGSILGYPGAKKEFKNSMEGLEQPCDILVPAALENQITEANVKNIQAKIIAEGANGPTTPEAEAIFYAKGGIIIPDMYANAGGVTVSYFEWLKNLSHVAFGRMNRRFEENSNLNLVNMVEGITGIALSPMQRSSIIKGASELELVNSGLEDTMIRSYHEIRETYKSNAKIDTQRTAAFVGAINKIAVSYQNLGVWP; from the coding sequence ATGTCTAACAGTAAGATAGTTGCCAATTCGGCCGAACATTTTTTTGGCGATGTTTGTAATAATTTTGATCATGCCGCACAATTTACAAACCACGATGCCGGCCTGCTCGATCAAATCAAATCATGTAATAGTGTTTACCGTTTTCGTTTCCCTATCCGCAAGGGTAACGGTTTTGAAGTAATAGATGCCTGGCGCGTTGAGCACTCGCATCACCAATCGCCAACTAAGGGCGGTATCCGCTACAGCGATATGGTAAACGAAGACGAAGTGATGGCACTTGCCGCCCTCATGACTTATAAATGCGCCATTGTAAACGTACCCTTTGGCGGTGCCAAAGGCGGTATAAAAATTAACCCTAAAAACTACACCGTACAGGAGCTGGAAAATATTACCCGCCGCTATACAGTTGAGCTAATAAAAAAGAATTTTATTGGCCCCAGCGTTGATGTACCCGCCCCGGATTATGGATCGGGAGAGCGCGAGATGAGCTGGATTGCCGATACCTATGCCACCATGAACCCCGGCCAGTTGGATGCCATGGGTTGTGTTACCGGTAAACCTATTGCTTTACACGGTATTGCCGGTCGCCGCGAGGCCACGGGCCGCGGTGTTGCCATTGCCGTGCGTGAGTGTGTGAGCGTTGCCGAAGATATGCAGAAGCTTGGTTTAACAACAGGTATATTGGGCAAAAAAGTTATTGTGCAAGGGCTGGGTAATGTGGGTTACCACTCGGCTAAGTTTTTGGCAGAGTTTGGTGGCATAATAGTTGGCCTTTGTGAATTTGAAGGAGCCATTTATAACGAAGATGGTTTGGATATTGAAGCCGTATTTTTACACCGTAAAGCAACCGGATCTATTTTAGGTTACCCCGGTGCAAAAAAAGAGTTTAAAAACTCGATGGAAGGTTTAGAGCAGCCCTGCGATATATTGGTACCTGCTGCTTTAGAAAACCAGATAACCGAAGCAAACGTAAAAAACATACAGGCAAAAATTATTGCCGAGGGTGCAAACGGCCCAACTACTCCGGAGGCGGAAGCTATATTTTACGCCAAAGGTGGTATCATCATCCCGGATATGTATGCTAATGCGGGCGGTGTAACGGTATCGTACTTTGAGTGGTTAAAAAACCTTTCGCACGTAGCATTTGGCCGCATGAACCGTAGGTTTGAAGAAAACTCAAACCTTAACCTGGTTAACATGGTTGAAGGTATTACAGGTATTGCACTATCGCCAATGCAACGGTCGAGCATTATAAAGGGTGCCTCGGAGCTCGAACTGGTAAATTCGGGATTGGAAGATACCATGATCCGGTCGTACCACGAGATACGCGAAACCTATAAAAGCAACGCTAAAATAGATACACAACGTACTGCGGCGTTTGTGGGAGCTATTAACAAAATAGCGGTATCATACCAAAATCTTGGTGTTTGGCCGTAA
- a CDS encoding cytochrome c maturation protein CcmE domain-containing protein: MKKGSIIGIVIIAIAIAVIISTYSNSSTYGTFKEAAATKSELHVVGHLDKKKELTYDPVKDANYFSFYMTDNKGQECKVVFTGTKPQDFERSEQIVLTGAMTGDEFHASKILMKCPSKYTQDKVEVTEYKAKQAAI; the protein is encoded by the coding sequence ATGAAAAAAGGTTCAATAATTGGAATTGTTATTATAGCCATCGCTATTGCTGTAATTATAAGTACCTACTCAAATTCAAGTACTTACGGTACATTTAAAGAGGCTGCCGCCACAAAAAGCGAATTGCACGTTGTAGGCCACCTGGATAAAAAGAAAGAATTAACCTACGACCCCGTAAAAGATGCCAACTATTTTTCGTTTTACATGACGGACAATAAAGGCCAGGAATGCAAAGTGGTATTTACAGGTACCAAGCCGCAGGACTTTGAACGATCTGAGCAAATTGTGTTAACGGGAGCAATGACCGGCGACGAGTTTCACGCATCGAAAATTTTAATGAAATGCCCGTCTAAATACACTCAAGATAAGGTTGAGGTAACCGAGTACAAGGCTAAACAAGCCGCTATTTAA
- the ccsA gene encoding cytochrome c biogenesis protein CcsA, whose amino-acid sequence MDKVFIGEHLLPGHLGQFFIILAFGSALFATISYFFATTNKNPLDNTWRNMGRIGFLANTVSVIGIGVCLFYIIYNHLFEYHYAWAHSSRTLPVYYIISSYWEGQEGSFWLWAFWQAVLGNVLLWKAKSWESPVLTVVSLSQTLLASMLIGVELFGTRVGSSPFILLRQAIEAPIFSQPDYLKFIKDGNGLNPLLQNYWMVIHPPTLFLGFASMVVPFAYAIAGLWTKRYKEWVQPAITYSLFSVMILGTGIIMGSFWAYESLNFNGFWAWDPVENASVIPWLTLIGAVHVLIVYKNTGQAYFTAMFLTLISFVLVLYASFLTRSGILGETSVHAFTDLGMFAHLVIDVLIFLAIAIVLVAIRWKELPISKKDEETYSREFWMFVGAVFLGLSCFHLVVVTSIPVWNAMFGTKLAPPTEPIKFYNVFQSGFAFVITLLAGFTQFLKYKKTDTTRFFITTLVYFVFALLVTALVIYVTGIYHNNWIFMLVTLGAVYSVLANAKVLADVFKGKIKLAGSAVAHIGFGLLLIGAVIAAGTSNVVSINKSGMVEVAGFDKVADVRENIMLYKNEPVTMGKYKVTYIGDSLAAPNHYFKVNYQTFDATGKVLENFILKPNAQANEKMGLVATPDTKHYLFHDLYTHVTAAPIKDDINKGAGAGAHEEINDDKNYDPPIVNLISVGDTIHYRDGAIVLKSLNAGAQVQNIPLGKNDVSVGAKLEILTHGKVYQSEPVYMIKGGSGFDFARKVEDAGLKLRLSKINPQNGKVEITVYQQPESKKAYIVMKAIEFPYINFFWSGTIIMVIGFLLSIFRRNKELKAV is encoded by the coding sequence ATGGATAAAGTTTTTATAGGTGAACACCTTCTTCCAGGTCATTTGGGCCAGTTTTTTATCATCCTGGCATTTGGGTCGGCATTATTTGCAACCATAAGCTATTTTTTTGCTACAACAAATAAAAACCCGCTCGATAACACGTGGCGCAATATGGGGCGCATTGGTTTTTTAGCCAACACGGTATCGGTTATAGGCATAGGCGTTTGTTTGTTTTACATAATTTACAATCATCTTTTTGAATATCATTACGCCTGGGCCCACTCATCGCGCACGCTGCCTGTTTACTACATTATATCGAGCTATTGGGAAGGGCAGGAAGGCAGTTTTTGGCTTTGGGCCTTTTGGCAGGCCGTATTGGGTAATGTGCTGCTTTGGAAAGCCAAGAGCTGGGAAAGCCCGGTGCTCACCGTAGTTAGTTTATCGCAAACGTTACTGGCATCTATGCTTATTGGCGTGGAGCTGTTTGGCACCCGCGTAGGCAGTTCGCCATTTATATTGTTGCGCCAGGCTATTGAGGCCCCTATATTTAGTCAGCCTGATTATTTAAAGTTTATAAAGGATGGCAATGGGCTTAACCCTTTGTTGCAAAACTATTGGATGGTGATACATCCACCCACTTTGTTTTTAGGTTTTGCATCAATGGTGGTACCTTTTGCTTACGCGATAGCCGGGTTATGGACAAAACGCTACAAAGAATGGGTTCAGCCAGCTATAACTTACTCCTTGTTTTCGGTAATGATATTGGGTACGGGCATTATCATGGGCTCTTTTTGGGCTTACGAATCGCTTAACTTTAACGGCTTTTGGGCATGGGACCCGGTTGAAAACGCATCGGTTATACCCTGGCTTACGCTGATAGGGGCCGTGCATGTGCTTATTGTATATAAAAATACAGGCCAGGCCTACTTTACGGCTATGTTTTTAACGCTCATCAGCTTTGTATTGGTACTGTATGCTTCGTTTTTAACACGAAGCGGCATCCTGGGCGAAACATCGGTACATGCCTTTACCGATTTGGGTATGTTTGCCCATTTAGTTATTGATGTATTGATTTTTCTTGCTATTGCGATAGTTTTGGTTGCCATCCGATGGAAAGAACTACCCATTAGTAAAAAGGACGAAGAAACATACTCGCGCGAATTTTGGATGTTTGTTGGTGCCGTATTTTTGGGTCTGTCGTGTTTTCATTTGGTGGTTGTAACGTCTATACCGGTTTGGAATGCTATGTTCGGCACCAAACTTGCCCCGCCAACCGAGCCGATAAAATTTTATAATGTATTCCAATCGGGTTTTGCTTTTGTAATAACCTTGCTTGCAGGCTTTACTCAGTTTTTAAAATATAAAAAAACCGATACCACGCGGTTTTTTATTACTACCCTTGTTTATTTTGTGTTTGCATTGTTGGTTACCGCGCTGGTAATATACGTAACTGGCATATACCACAACAATTGGATATTTATGTTGGTTACCCTTGGAGCCGTGTACTCGGTATTGGCAAATGCCAAAGTACTTGCCGATGTATTTAAGGGGAAAATTAAACTTGCAGGGTCGGCAGTGGCACATATTGGCTTTGGTTTGTTGCTTATAGGTGCTGTAATTGCGGCAGGCACAAGCAACGTAGTGTCGATTAATAAAAGCGGTATGGTTGAGGTAGCCGGCTTTGATAAGGTTGCCGATGTTCGTGAAAATATTATGCTTTATAAAAACGAACCTGTTACTATGGGTAAATACAAGGTTACCTATATTGGCGATTCGTTGGCGGCTCCAAACCACTATTTTAAAGTAAACTATCAAACTTTTGATGCCACTGGCAAGGTGCTCGAAAACTTTATTTTAAAGCCCAATGCGCAGGCTAACGAGAAAATGGGTTTGGTAGCAACGCCTGACACCAAACATTACTTATTTCACGATTTATATACCCACGTAACCGCTGCACCAATAAAAGACGATATAAACAAAGGTGCCGGTGCAGGTGCCCACGAGGAAATTAATGACGATAAAAACTACGACCCGCCGATTGTAAACCTGATAAGTGTGGGTGATACCATTCATTACCGCGACGGTGCAATTGTTTTAAAGAGCCTTAATGCCGGCGCACAGGTTCAAAATATCCCGTTAGGAAAAAATGATGTGTCGGTTGGTGCCAAGCTTGAAATTTTAACTCACGGCAAAGTTTATCAAAGCGAGCCTGTATACATGATAAAGGGCGGTAGTGGCTTTGATTTTGCCCGTAAGGTTGAGGATGCCGGGTTAAAACTTCGCCTCAGCAAAATAAATCCTCAAAATGGCAAGGTTGAAATAACCGTTTATCAGCAGCCCGAGAGTAAAAAGGCCTATATAGTTATGAAAGCTATTGAATTTCCGTATATCAATTTCTTTTGGAGCGGCACTATCATCATGGTTATTGGTTTCCTGCTATCCATCTTCCGTAGAAATAAGGAGTTGAAGGCGGTTTAA